One Bradyrhizobium zhanjiangense DNA segment encodes these proteins:
- a CDS encoding GrlR family regulatory protein gives MFEGFYKVRFQLGDAVGRSVMHAGNGKMLGGNSAFAHIGTYDKTDSGVDVVIKTVRHNPDPNYRAMAGTDDATLIAKGWADGDLYRFKGELKELPGVPFQSLMTPITEDEVPIVGGVGEAGIADGLYSIHLRMLDGLDGGLTGVMLLNQGRILGGDAAFYYLGSYTAAKGRWKGQILNQEHTPAKDDPIFGGHEVGIGFSGRYDAEEAVLEATALAGKRSLRLTAALKLLHRA, from the coding sequence GTGTTTGAAGGCTTCTACAAGGTGAGATTTCAGCTCGGCGACGCGGTCGGCCGGAGCGTGATGCATGCCGGCAATGGCAAGATGCTCGGCGGCAATTCGGCCTTCGCCCATATCGGCACCTACGACAAGACCGACAGCGGCGTCGACGTCGTGATCAAGACCGTCCGCCATAACCCCGATCCCAACTACCGCGCCATGGCCGGCACCGACGATGCGACCTTGATCGCGAAGGGCTGGGCCGATGGCGATCTCTATCGCTTCAAGGGCGAGCTGAAAGAGCTGCCGGGCGTACCCTTCCAGTCGCTGATGACGCCGATCACCGAAGACGAGGTGCCGATCGTCGGCGGCGTTGGTGAGGCCGGGATCGCCGATGGCCTCTATTCGATTCATCTGCGCATGCTCGACGGCCTCGATGGCGGCCTCACCGGCGTGATGCTGCTCAACCAGGGCCGCATCCTCGGCGGCGATGCGGCGTTCTACTATCTCGGCAGCTACACCGCCGCGAAGGGCCGCTGGAAAGGCCAGATCCTCAATCAGGAGCACACGCCGGCCAAAGACGATCCGATCTTCGGCGGCCACGAGGTCGGCATCGGTTTCTCCGGCCGCTATGACGCGGAAGAGGCGGTGCTGGAGGCAACGGCGCTCGCCGGCAAGCGCAGCCTACGCCTGACCG
- a CDS encoding glutamine synthetase beta-grasp domain-containing protein, giving the protein MTKYKLEYIWLDGYTPTPNLRGKTQIKEFASFPALEQLPLWGFDGSSTQQAEGHSSDCVLKPVAVFPDAARTNGVLVMCEVMMPDGKTPHPSNKRATILDDAGAWFGFEQEYFFYKDGRPLGFPTAGYPAPQGPYYTGVGYSNVGDVARKIVEEHLDLCLAAGINHEGINAEVAKGQWEFQIFGKGSKTAADQMWMARYLMLRLTEKYGIDIEFHCKPLGDTDWNGSGMHANFSTAYMREVGGKEYFEALMAAFEKNLMDHIAVYGPDNDKRLTGKHETAPWNKFSYGVADRGASIRVPHSFVNNGYKGYLEDRRPNSQGDPYQIASQILKTIASVPTDKKAAA; this is encoded by the coding sequence ATGACCAAGTATAAGCTCGAGTACATTTGGCTCGACGGATATACGCCGACTCCGAATTTGCGCGGCAAAACTCAGATCAAGGAATTCGCGTCGTTCCCGGCGCTCGAGCAGCTTCCGCTCTGGGGCTTCGATGGCTCCTCCACCCAGCAGGCCGAAGGTCATAGCTCCGATTGCGTGCTGAAGCCGGTCGCCGTTTTCCCGGACGCCGCGCGCACCAATGGCGTGCTTGTGATGTGCGAAGTCATGATGCCCGATGGCAAGACCCCGCATCCGTCAAACAAGCGCGCCACCATCCTCGACGACGCCGGCGCCTGGTTCGGCTTCGAGCAGGAATACTTCTTCTACAAGGACGGCCGCCCGCTCGGCTTCCCGACTGCCGGCTATCCGGCCCCGCAGGGTCCGTACTACACCGGCGTCGGCTACTCGAATGTCGGCGACGTCGCCCGCAAGATCGTCGAAGAGCATCTCGACCTCTGCCTCGCTGCCGGCATCAACCATGAAGGCATCAACGCGGAAGTCGCCAAGGGTCAGTGGGAATTCCAGATCTTCGGCAAGGGCTCCAAGACCGCTGCCGACCAGATGTGGATGGCTCGCTACCTGATGCTGCGCCTCACCGAGAAGTACGGCATCGACATCGAGTTCCACTGCAAGCCGCTCGGCGACACCGACTGGAACGGCTCGGGCATGCATGCCAACTTCTCGACCGCCTATATGCGCGAAGTCGGCGGCAAGGAGTATTTCGAGGCGCTGATGGCGGCCTTCGAGAAGAACCTGATGGACCACATCGCCGTCTACGGCCCGGACAACGACAAGCGTCTGACCGGCAAGCACGAGACCGCGCCCTGGAACAAGTTCAGCTACGGCGTGGCCGACCGCGGCGCTTCGATCCGCGTTCCGCACTCCTTCGTCAACAACGGCTACAAGGGCTATCTGGAAGACCGCCGTCCGAACTCGCAAGGCGACCCCTACCAGATCGCTTCGCAGATCCTGAAGACGATCGCGTCCGTGCCGACCGACAAGAAGGCCGCGGCCTAA
- a CDS encoding DUF2735 domain-containing protein: MMNNGLSHGSAKIYQFPAGGRAALGGRRYGETSLPADHASLPTNVSICSDSWYHQDAVDEAKPKWDR, encoded by the coding sequence ATGATGAACAATGGTCTGAGTCACGGATCTGCGAAGATCTACCAATTCCCTGCCGGGGGCCGCGCAGCTCTTGGGGGACGCCGCTATGGCGAGACTAGCCTTCCCGCCGATCACGCTTCGCTTCCCACGAACGTCTCGATCTGCAGCGACAGCTGGTACCACCAGGACGCTGTGGACGAAGCCAAGCCGAAATGGGATCGCTGA